A section of the Methanococcus vannielii SB genome encodes:
- the cobT gene encoding nicotinate mononucleotide-dependent phosphoribosyltransferase CobT yields MPVISINENGFLEKLKKTKGLFSCVISSIETTKYVPISGVNKSVIDYTPAADMELVTLGKSLSLNHPPIDATGCPSPATITRAAVDLLDLPVLTVDAGSYVKPKIPYVSIDEKPTGDIRYGLAMDNSKELFRSGKILSKNTIYESLIVGESVPGGTTTALGVLLGLGYDAKDKISSGSVENPKELKLSVVESGIKNSKSNDVFDILNAVGDKMMPVVAGMAISAVLKNKPVLLAGGTQMASVLAVINEINPKILKSGLIGISTTEFVLNDKNADLKNIIEQIGDVPLFASKFGYENSKIDGLKAYCKGSVKEGVGAGGISTYSYLNGLNPKDIRYYVEENYEIWYSNFIK; encoded by the coding sequence ATGCCAGTTATATCTATTAATGAAAACGGATTTTTAGAAAAACTTAAAAAAACAAAGGGGTTATTTTCCTGCGTTATTTCTTCAATTGAAACTACAAAATACGTTCCAATTTCAGGAGTTAATAAATCAGTAATCGATTATACGCCTGCTGCTGACATGGAGCTTGTAACTCTTGGAAAAAGTCTATCTTTAAATCATCCCCCAATAGATGCGACAGGTTGCCCAAGCCCTGCAACAATTACAAGAGCAGCTGTCGATTTGCTTGATTTACCTGTTTTAACGGTTGATGCAGGAAGCTATGTAAAACCAAAAATTCCATACGTATCGATTGATGAAAAACCTACTGGAGACATTAGGTACGGTCTTGCAATGGATAATTCAAAAGAATTATTTAGAAGTGGAAAGATTCTTTCAAAAAACACAATTTATGAAAGTTTAATAGTTGGAGAAAGCGTTCCAGGAGGCACTACAACTGCATTAGGGGTTCTTTTAGGTTTAGGTTATGATGCAAAGGACAAAATAAGCTCTGGTTCAGTTGAAAATCCTAAAGAGTTAAAATTAAGTGTCGTTGAAAGTGGAATTAAAAATTCAAAATCAAACGATGTTTTTGATATTTTAAATGCAGTAGGGGATAAAATGATGCCTGTTGTTGCAGGTATGGCTATTTCCGCAGTTTTAAAAAACAAGCCGGTTTTACTTGCCGGTGGAACACAGATGGCTTCGGTTCTTGCAGTTATAAACGAAATAAACCCAAAAATTCTTAAAAGTGGGTTAATAGGAATAAGTACTACCGAATTTGTATTAAACGATAAAAATGCAGATTTAAAAAATATTATAGAGCAAATTGGCGACGTCCCATTATTTGCATCTAAATTTGGCTACGAGAATTCAAAAATTGATGGTTTAAAAGCATATTGTAAAGGTTCAGTAAAAGAAGGCGTTGGTGCAGGAGGGATTTCAACATATTCCTACTTAAATGGCTTAAACCCAAAAGACATAAGATATTATGTAGAAGAAAATTATGAAATCTGGTACTCTAACTTCATTAAATAG
- the oadA gene encoding sodium-extruding oxaloacetate decarboxylase subunit alpha: MVKITDTTFRDAHQSLMATRLRTEDMLPIAEKMDQVGFYSMEVWGGATFDSCIRYLNEDPWERLRDLKKKIPNTPLQMLLRGQNLVGYRHYPDDIAEKFIKKSIENGIDIIRIFDALNDIRNVEFSIKMTKKYGAEAQGAISYTTSPVHTTEQFIELAKKFEELGCDSISIKDMAGLLKPYDAKELIGRLKEEISVPIDLHSHCTAGIAPLTYMTSVEAGIDILNCAMSPLSMGTSQPPVESIVEALKGTKYDTGLDLVLLTEIRDYFDEIRSKYKYLISSISERVDARILRYQVPGGMLSNLVSQLKEQGALDKFEEVLNEIPRVRKDLGYPPLVTPTSQIVGTQAVMNVLTEERYKIITNEVSNYLKGYYGKSPAPISKDLLKRALQDGEKQITCRPADLLEPEYELRKKEAMDKRIVSKEEDILTYAIYPQIAVKFLRGEAKAEAIPQEKDISKFMEIPNEYIIEVDGEAFNVKVEPVYGSRAKIEKKETITAETEGAVISPFRGLVTKLNVKVGSEVKAGDSIVVLEAMKMENPVNAQNDGKVEKIIINEGESVNVGDILMIIK; encoded by the coding sequence ATGGTGAAGATAACAGATACCACCTTTAGAGATGCGCACCAGTCTTTAATGGCTACAAGGCTTAGAACTGAGGACATGTTGCCAATTGCAGAGAAAATGGACCAAGTTGGGTTTTATTCTATGGAAGTTTGGGGCGGTGCAACATTTGACTCATGTATTCGATATTTAAACGAAGACCCATGGGAAAGGTTACGGGACTTGAAAAAAAAGATACCGAACACGCCATTACAGATGTTACTTCGGGGACAGAATTTAGTTGGCTATAGGCACTATCCTGATGATATTGCTGAAAAATTCATTAAAAAATCAATTGAAAATGGTATTGATATTATTCGAATATTTGATGCATTAAATGACATCAGAAATGTTGAATTTTCAATAAAGATGACTAAAAAATACGGTGCAGAGGCACAAGGTGCAATATCCTACACAACAAGCCCTGTTCACACAACTGAACAATTTATCGAGCTTGCAAAGAAATTTGAAGAATTAGGCTGTGATTCAATTTCAATTAAGGACATGGCGGGGCTTTTAAAACCTTACGATGCAAAAGAACTTATAGGTAGGTTAAAAGAGGAAATTTCAGTACCTATCGACCTACATAGCCACTGCACTGCAGGAATTGCTCCATTAACATATATGACCTCTGTAGAAGCAGGAATTGATATTTTAAATTGTGCAATGTCCCCTTTATCAATGGGCACTTCACAACCGCCTGTTGAAAGTATTGTAGAAGCTTTAAAAGGTACTAAATATGATACGGGTCTTGATTTAGTACTACTAACGGAAATTAGGGACTATTTTGATGAAATTCGCTCTAAATATAAATACTTGATAAGTTCAATTTCAGAACGAGTTGATGCAAGGATTTTAAGATACCAAGTTCCGGGAGGCATGCTCTCAAATTTAGTATCTCAATTAAAAGAACAGGGTGCACTTGACAAGTTTGAAGAAGTTTTAAATGAAATTCCAAGGGTTAGGAAAGATTTAGGTTATCCTCCCCTAGTTACTCCGACATCACAGATAGTTGGAACTCAGGCAGTAATGAATGTTTTAACCGAAGAAAGGTACAAAATCATCACCAACGAAGTTTCAAATTATTTAAAAGGATACTACGGAAAATCACCTGCACCAATTAGCAAAGACCTCTTAAAAAGGGCTCTTCAAGATGGCGAAAAGCAGATAACTTGTAGGCCTGCAGATTTACTTGAACCGGAATACGAGTTAAGGAAAAAAGAAGCTATGGATAAGAGAATAGTTTCAAAAGAAGAAGATATTCTAACCTATGCAATATACCCTCAAATTGCAGTTAAATTTTTAAGGGGGGAAGCAAAAGCAGAAGCAATTCCTCAAGAAAAAGACATTTCAAAGTTCATGGAAATTCCAAACGAGTATATAATTGAAGTAGATGGGGAAGCTTTTAACGTTAAGGTGGAGCCAGTATATGGTTCAAGAGCAAAAATTGAGAAAAAAGAAACCATAACTGCCGAAACAGAAGGTGCAGTCATATCTCCGTTTAGGGGACTCGTGACCAAATTAAATGTAAAAGTCGGATCTGAAGTTAAAGCAGGGGATTCAATTGTAGTTTTAGAAGCAATGAAGATGGAAAACCCTGTAAATGCCCAAAATGATGGAAAAGTTGAAAAAATAATTATTAATGAAGGGGAATCCGTAAATGTGGGCGATATTTTAATGATTATTAAATAA
- a CDS encoding acetyl-CoA carboxylase biotin carboxylase subunit encodes MFKKVLIANRGEIAVRVIRACTELGIKTVAVYSDADEHSLYRSLADECYPIGEAPALKSYLNIERILKVAEKAGVDAIHPGYGFLSENVKFAEACAKKGIEFIGPPTNAIDVMGSKINAKKAMKDAGVPVLPGREEPIENEEDAILVAEEIGYPVIIKASAGGGGIGMNVVYNKEELVDTINSTKSIAQSAFGDSTVFIEKYLEKPRHIEIQVVADKFGNIIHLGDRECSIQRRHQKLIEEAPSPIMTEELRAKMGEAAIKAAKAIDYHSVGTVEFLYSNGEFYFLEMNTRVQVEHPITEVVTGVDIVKEQIKIAAGHKLTYTQDEITFRGHAIECRINAEDAINDFVPSPGKIKYYRSPGGPGVRLDSGVFGGAEIPPYYDSMVAKIITYGLTRKEAIERMRRALSEYIVLGIITNIPFHRAVLEEENFSKGNFSTHYVEDNLCTLKRSMMKYAIEAKEDEKIFSDKVFHDNKKVIALAGGLNAYITNVSNKNSDDNKKKYSNND; translated from the coding sequence ATGTTTAAAAAAGTACTGATAGCAAATAGAGGGGAAATTGCAGTTCGGGTAATACGTGCATGTACTGAACTTGGCATAAAAACCGTTGCAGTTTACTCGGATGCTGATGAGCATTCTTTATACCGAAGCCTCGCAGATGAATGTTACCCGATTGGTGAAGCGCCTGCATTAAAGAGTTATTTAAATATAGAAAGAATTTTGAAAGTTGCTGAAAAAGCAGGGGTAGATGCAATTCACCCCGGGTACGGATTTTTATCAGAAAACGTTAAATTTGCAGAAGCATGTGCTAAAAAAGGAATAGAGTTTATCGGACCACCAACAAATGCAATAGACGTTATGGGGAGTAAAATCAATGCCAAAAAGGCAATGAAAGATGCCGGTGTTCCAGTACTTCCTGGAAGGGAAGAGCCGATTGAAAATGAAGAAGATGCAATTTTGGTTGCAGAAGAAATCGGATATCCTGTTATTATAAAGGCATCCGCAGGTGGTGGCGGCATCGGGATGAATGTGGTTTATAATAAAGAAGAGCTCGTTGATACAATAAATTCCACAAAATCAATTGCACAGAGTGCTTTTGGTGATTCAACAGTATTTATTGAAAAATACCTTGAGAAACCAAGACATATAGAAATACAGGTTGTTGCTGACAAATTTGGGAATATTATTCATCTTGGGGACAGGGAATGCTCAATTCAAAGGAGACATCAAAAATTAATTGAAGAAGCACCTTCTCCGATAATGACTGAAGAATTAAGGGCTAAAATGGGGGAAGCTGCCATAAAAGCTGCGAAAGCAATTGATTACCACAGCGTTGGAACAGTTGAATTTTTATACAGCAATGGTGAATTCTACTTCCTTGAGATGAATACAAGAGTTCAAGTTGAACACCCGATAACTGAAGTAGTTACTGGAGTAGATATCGTAAAAGAACAGATAAAAATTGCAGCTGGGCATAAATTGACTTATACTCAAGATGAAATCACATTCAGGGGCCATGCAATTGAATGTAGAATTAATGCAGAAGATGCAATAAATGATTTTGTTCCCTCTCCCGGGAAAATAAAATATTATAGATCTCCAGGGGGCCCAGGTGTAAGGCTTGACAGCGGTGTTTTTGGCGGTGCAGAAATTCCTCCTTACTATGACTCGATGGTTGCAAAAATAATCACGTATGGATTAACAAGAAAAGAAGCAATTGAAAGAATGAGAAGAGCTCTTTCAGAGTATATCGTTCTTGGAATTATTACAAATATACCATTTCATAGGGCAGTTTTAGAAGAAGAAAATTTTTCAAAAGGTAATTTTTCAACACACTACGTTGAAGATAATTTATGTACTTTAAAACGCTCTATGATGAAGTATGCAATAGAAGCAAAGGAAGATGAAAAAATATTTAGCGACAAGGTATTTCATGATAACAAAAAAGTTATTGCACTTGCTGGGGGACTAAATGCTTACATTACCAATGTTTCAAATAAAAATTCAGATGACAACAAGAAAAAGTATTCAAATAATGACTGA
- a CDS encoding flagella protein F, whose amino-acid sequence MAGFSGVYGVSFLSIVLLLSLTVLYVSVESNLDLFINANDDHAEYLLKKSRENLTVQKQSINSTGFLNITVFNYGDLVQDTSKWTIVFDGIILNDVAITTQYIEPLSNTSIYIDTPYNVTTILGKRILIAGEYGGTFIKELY is encoded by the coding sequence ATGGCAGGTTTTTCCGGAGTTTATGGCGTATCCTTTCTTTCAATAGTCCTTTTACTTTCATTAACTGTGCTTTATGTATCGGTTGAATCAAACCTTGACTTATTTATTAATGCAAATGATGATCATGCAGAATATCTTTTAAAAAAATCAAGGGAAAACTTGACTGTACAAAAACAAAGTATTAATTCTACTGGATTTTTAAATATTACAGTCTTTAATTATGGCGATTTGGTTCAAGATACGTCTAAGTGGACTATAGTTTTTGATGGTATAATTTTAAATGATGTAGCCATAACTACTCAATATATTGAACCTCTTTCAAATACTAGTATATATATTGATACCCCATACAATGTAACTACAATACTCGGTAAAAGAATATTAATTGCAGGAGAATATGGCGGAACATTTATAAAAGAGCTTTATTAA
- a CDS encoding diphthine--ammonia ligase yields MNVASLYSGGKDSAYALFWALNQSWNVEYLVNVLSKNKESYMFHVPNVELTDLVSESTGIELVKVVTKGEKEKEILDLQKKLENLDIDCVVSGALASEYQRTRIDHICEEIGIKSFAPLWHKEQETILRDTSKFFDFRIVSVSAYGLDKKWLGKRINETNIEELLKIMEKYRINKAFEGGEAETFVFDAPFFKEKIEILDYELTFDGISGHYLIKDAELRPK; encoded by the coding sequence ATGAATGTTGCTTCACTTTATTCCGGTGGAAAAGATTCCGCTTATGCACTATTCTGGGCTTTAAACCAAAGCTGGAATGTTGAATATTTAGTAAATGTTTTGTCAAAAAATAAAGAAAGTTATATGTTTCACGTTCCAAACGTGGAATTAACGGATTTGGTATCTGAAAGTACCGGAATAGAACTTGTAAAAGTCGTAACAAAGGGTGAAAAAGAAAAAGAGATTCTTGATTTACAGAAAAAGCTTGAAAATCTTGATATAGATTGTGTTGTAAGTGGAGCCCTTGCAAGTGAATACCAAAGAACTAGAATCGATCACATCTGTGAGGAAATTGGGATAAAATCTTTTGCGCCCCTTTGGCATAAAGAGCAGGAAACCATTCTTAGAGATACTTCAAAATTCTTTGATTTTAGAATTGTTAGTGTTTCTGCATACGGCCTTGATAAAAAATGGCTTGGAAAAAGAATTAATGAAACCAATATTGAAGAATTATTAAAAATAATGGAAAAATACAGGATAAATAAGGCCTTTGAAGGAGGGGAAGCAGAGACTTTTGTTTTTGATGCACCATTTTTTAAAGAAAAAATAGAAATTTTAGATTATGAATTAACTTTTGATGGAATTTCAGGGCATTATCTTATAAAAGATGCAGAATTACGTCCAAAATAA